Proteins found in one Seonamhaeicola sp. S2-3 genomic segment:
- a CDS encoding extracellular solute-binding protein, translating to MIELKGIAWDHPRGYEPLIATSKTFQKSNPNVRITWKVRSLKEFGDTPIEDLIENFDIITIDHPYMGQAHKNGLLLKLEDYIKTEELKALKQQALGKCFDIYTYQNHFYATPIDAAALVASYRKDVIDSLGLSLPINQEELKAFYKKLPAGFSVAWALCPTDIWCTFLTLCAQNFGSGFIVDNEINSKVGIKVLNDIKFHIEQSHPQSINWNPIQILNNMGNEDGIVYSPYLFGYTNYSRKNYTKNIVHFTNSPVGAQQDVSTIMGGVGLAVSALTKHPEMASKYASYVASTEVQEGIFTHNGGQPASKNAWYNEVNNTLCNNFFKDTKWTIENAYIRPQHPGWNGFQEQGADIIHEGILKDISAETIIKQLNQLYKSIRAHEFI from the coding sequence ATGATTGAACTAAAAGGTATAGCGTGGGACCATCCAAGAGGGTATGAACCACTCATAGCTACATCAAAGACATTTCAAAAATCCAATCCAAATGTTAGGATTACTTGGAAAGTACGCTCTTTAAAAGAATTTGGAGATACGCCAATTGAGGATTTAATTGAAAACTTCGATATCATAACTATAGATCACCCATACATGGGGCAAGCCCATAAAAATGGTTTGTTACTTAAGTTAGAAGACTATATAAAAACCGAAGAATTAAAGGCCTTGAAACAACAGGCTTTAGGTAAATGCTTTGATATTTATACTTACCAGAATCACTTTTATGCAACTCCCATTGATGCGGCTGCTTTAGTGGCATCATATAGAAAAGATGTTATAGATAGTTTAGGATTGAGTTTACCCATAAATCAGGAGGAACTAAAAGCATTTTATAAAAAGTTACCTGCTGGGTTTTCAGTGGCTTGGGCATTATGTCCTACAGATATTTGGTGTACATTCTTAACACTTTGCGCTCAAAATTTTGGTTCGGGATTTATTGTAGACAATGAAATCAATTCAAAAGTTGGTATTAAAGTTTTAAATGACATAAAATTTCATATAGAACAATCTCATCCGCAATCTATAAACTGGAACCCTATCCAAATCTTAAATAATATGGGGAATGAGGATGGAATAGTTTATTCCCCTTATCTCTTTGGATACACCAATTATTCCAGAAAAAACTATACTAAAAACATTGTGCATTTTACCAACAGTCCAGTTGGTGCACAACAAGATGTTTCAACCATTATGGGAGGTGTAGGTTTAGCTGTGTCTGCTCTAACAAAACATCCTGAAATGGCTTCAAAATATGCGAGTTATGTTGCTAGCACAGAGGTTCAAGAGGGCATATTTACACATAACGGAGGGCAACCAGCAAGTAAAAATGCCTGGTATAATGAAGTAAATAATACCTTGTGTAATAACTTTTTTAAGGATACCAAATGGACCATTGAAAACGCTTATATACGTCCGCAACATCCAGGATGGAACGGGTTTCAAGAACAAGGTGCAGATATTATTCACGAAGGTATTTTAAAAGACATTAGTGCGGAAACTATTATAAAGCAATTGAACCAACTTTATAAATCAATTAGAGCCCATGAATTCATTTAA
- a CDS encoding SDR family NAD(P)-dependent oxidoreductase has product MTKINLKGKKALVTGGSQGIGAGICKALAACGADVFINYFNNKEKAQAVANHIKAEYKVNASIGKANVANASEVKAMFGKMDTKIGAIDILVNNAGSESVHHVLDLEEDEWDRVMDINLKGPFLCAKEAGRRMEKNGGGVIINISSIHDTVPRKGLIHYCSAKSGLKMLSKCLSLELAEDNIRVVSVAPGAIETNMNRVEINKFGREKFHNWIPSGRIGNVEEVANTVAFLASDMADYINGADLYIDGAYMNHTIQYDPRPQRKPNK; this is encoded by the coding sequence ATGACAAAAATTAATTTAAAAGGGAAAAAAGCTCTAGTAACAGGAGGAAGTCAAGGTATTGGTGCCGGAATTTGTAAAGCATTGGCTGCCTGTGGGGCAGATGTATTTATCAATTACTTTAATAACAAAGAGAAAGCGCAAGCGGTGGCTAACCATATAAAAGCTGAATACAAGGTTAACGCAAGTATAGGAAAAGCCAATGTAGCAAATGCCTCAGAAGTTAAAGCAATGTTCGGCAAAATGGACACTAAAATAGGCGCTATTGATATCCTTGTAAATAATGCAGGTAGCGAGAGTGTACACCATGTTTTAGATTTAGAAGAAGACGAATGGGATAGGGTTATGGACATCAACTTAAAAGGCCCTTTTCTATGTGCCAAAGAAGCAGGAAGACGTATGGAAAAGAATGGAGGTGGAGTTATTATAAATATTTCTTCAATTCATGATACTGTGCCAAGAAAAGGATTAATTCATTACTGTTCAGCAAAATCTGGATTAAAAATGTTATCCAAATGTTTGTCTTTAGAATTAGCAGAAGATAATATTAGAGTGGTATCAGTTGCGCCGGGAGCTATAGAAACCAATATGAATCGAGTGGAAATTAACAAATTTGGACGAGAGAAGTTTCATAATTGGATACCATCTGGTAGAATAGGAAATGTAGAAGAAGTTGCCAATACCGTAGCCTTTTTGGCAAGTGATATGGCAGATTATATAAACGGGGCAGATTTGTATATTGATGGAGCTTACATGAACCACACCATACAATATGATCCACGCCCTCAAAGAAAACCAAATAAATAG
- a CDS encoding mannonate dehydratase → MKLGFGLYRHMLNEQHYKFAKQCGATHLVVHMVDYFGNTDNNKSNANQPIGGDRGWGKAGNGELWILEELLKIKADINSHGLEWYAIENFDPSIWHDILLDGPKKEEQIALVKEQIKIVGQAGIPVFGYNFSLAGVSSRVEKPFARGGAVSVGMEGLVDETPIPNGMVWNMVYDDNAPKGTVERVSHAILWERLQYFLDHIIPVAEEAGVKMAAHPDDPPMPYVRNTPRLVYQPDMYQRLIDIKPSDNNNLEFCLGTISEMTEGNVYEATDQYSKQNKIAYIHFRNVVGKVPNYKEVFVDEGDIDMFKILEILKQNKFEGVLIPDHTPQMSCDGPWYAGMAYAMGYMKAALSNLNRE, encoded by the coding sequence ATGAAATTAGGATTCGGATTATACCGTCACATGCTTAACGAACAGCATTATAAATTTGCTAAACAATGTGGTGCTACGCATTTAGTAGTGCACATGGTAGATTATTTTGGTAATACAGATAATAATAAATCAAACGCCAACCAACCCATTGGAGGCGATAGAGGTTGGGGTAAGGCAGGAAATGGTGAGCTATGGATTTTAGAAGAGCTTCTAAAAATTAAAGCCGATATTAATAGTCATGGTTTAGAGTGGTACGCTATTGAAAATTTCGACCCTTCTATTTGGCATGATATTCTTTTAGATGGGCCAAAAAAAGAGGAACAAATAGCGTTGGTAAAAGAGCAAATTAAAATTGTAGGACAAGCAGGTATTCCTGTTTTTGGTTACAATTTTTCATTGGCAGGAGTTTCCAGTAGAGTTGAAAAACCTTTTGCCCGCGGTGGTGCGGTTTCAGTAGGAATGGAAGGTTTGGTAGATGAAACACCTATACCAAACGGCATGGTATGGAATATGGTCTATGACGACAATGCCCCAAAGGGCACCGTAGAAAGAGTGTCGCACGCTATACTTTGGGAACGCCTACAATACTTTTTAGACCACATAATACCAGTAGCTGAAGAAGCCGGAGTTAAAATGGCAGCCCACCCAGACGACCCACCAATGCCTTATGTAAGAAACACACCAAGATTGGTGTATCAACCAGATATGTATCAGCGTCTTATAGATATCAAACCAAGTGATAATAATAATTTAGAATTCTGTTTAGGAACCATTTCTGAAATGACCGAAGGCAATGTGTATGAAGCCACAGACCAATACAGCAAGCAAAACAAGATAGCCTATATCCATTTTAGAAATGTTGTTGGTAAAGTGCCTAATTATAAAGAGGTATTTGTAGACGAGGGCGATATTGATATGTTTAAGATTTTAGAAATTTTAAAACAAAATAAATTTGAAGGTGTTTTAATACCAGACCATACGCCACAGATGAGTTGCGATGGCCCTTGGTATGCGGGTATGGCTTATGCAATGGGCTATATGAAAGCAGCTCTTAGTAATCTTAATAGAGAGTAA
- a CDS encoding CaiB/BaiF CoA-transferase family protein has translation MEQHGPLKGLIVADFSQLAQGPWATQMLGDMGAEIIKIEPPKGDWMRHYAYGNMFPEGESISFVSFNRNKRSIALNLKDATDKKIAIDIIKKADVLVENFRPGVMERLGLGYQDMRKLNEGLVYCSSSGYGASGPYLHRPGQDLLAQSISGGPALNGFKGQIPVVTAVGQADLLTSLFINQSVLAAIYSREKTGKGQKIEANLLNSAVGFHIQEITAFLHRGSNPERSESGIPNPWIGAPYGIYRTKDSYISIGMCSVQKIAQTIGLEKYNSETFNSNNIIENRDVIKLDIEAVLKTKTTKVWLEELLAQDIWCSQVNTFKEMVTDPQIKHNEMILEYNHPKVGKVKTTGFPVKFSDTPQNIDRPAPLLNQHAEEILKQYCGYSDKEVQSFLNKT, from the coding sequence ATGGAGCAGCACGGACCACTAAAAGGTTTAATAGTAGCCGATTTTTCGCAATTGGCGCAAGGCCCTTGGGCTACCCAAATGTTGGGAGATATGGGTGCAGAAATTATTAAAATAGAACCACCTAAAGGCGATTGGATGCGACACTATGCTTATGGCAATATGTTTCCAGAAGGTGAGAGTATCTCTTTTGTTAGTTTCAATAGAAATAAAAGAAGTATTGCTTTAAACTTAAAAGATGCTACTGATAAAAAAATAGCAATTGATATTATTAAAAAGGCAGATGTTTTAGTAGAAAATTTTCGTCCTGGAGTCATGGAACGGTTGGGGTTAGGTTATCAAGATATGCGAAAATTAAACGAGGGTTTAGTGTATTGTTCAAGCTCAGGTTATGGAGCTTCGGGACCTTATTTACACAGACCTGGTCAAGATTTATTGGCGCAGTCTATAAGTGGAGGGCCCGCTTTAAATGGTTTTAAAGGGCAGATTCCAGTGGTAACCGCTGTAGGACAAGCAGATTTGTTAACAAGTTTATTTATCAATCAATCTGTTTTAGCTGCTATTTACTCCAGAGAAAAAACGGGGAAAGGACAAAAAATAGAAGCTAACCTACTCAATTCAGCGGTTGGGTTTCATATACAGGAAATTACTGCTTTTTTACACCGAGGAAGTAACCCTGAACGAAGTGAAAGTGGTATTCCAAATCCATGGATTGGGGCTCCTTATGGTATATATCGTACTAAAGATAGTTATATCTCAATAGGGATGTGTTCTGTGCAGAAAATAGCACAAACTATTGGTCTTGAAAAATATAATTCTGAAACATTTAACTCTAATAACATTATTGAAAATCGTGATGTTATCAAGTTGGATATTGAAGCGGTTTTAAAAACTAAAACAACTAAAGTTTGGTTAGAAGAACTTTTAGCACAAGATATTTGGTGTTCTCAAGTTAATACATTTAAGGAAATGGTTACCGACCCCCAAATAAAACACAACGAGATGATATTGGAGTATAACCACCCAAAAGTAGGCAAGGTTAAAACAACAGGATTTCCTGTAAAATTTAGTGATACACCGCAAAATATTGATAGACCAGCACCTCTATTAAATCAACATGCCGAAGAGATATTAAAACAATACTGTGGATATTCCGATAAGGAGGTCCAATCATTTTTAAACAAAACATAA
- a CDS encoding lactonase family protein, translating to MKLILITIALQSMGVFFTGSYTGQGTPAENPKGEGIGCFEFNLKTGEIHNIDYIEQRNPSYMVISEDKKYLYAVEETNQNLQPRLYAYKVGENGTLSTINSQPIQGDYACHLAIIDNNLVLASYMSGNLLSYPINKDGSIEPYSQEIKHKGVGPNKDRQEAAHAHMIYPFANNQMYAVDLTLDTAKAYQWKEKEQKWEATPSLDISINPGSGARHMVMDTNQKFAYILGELTGEIFVADLTEGEPSIVQKISFIPENHDGAIGGAAIRMHPNGKFLYASNRGSDTIAVFKIDTQSKQLSLVRHQSTYGKTPRDFNIHPEGKWLIAANQDSNSLVVFEINTNDGTLQKKSTLKVNTPVNINWL from the coding sequence ATGAAACTAATTTTAATAACTATAGCATTACAAAGTATGGGAGTTTTTTTCACAGGAAGCTATACGGGGCAAGGTACCCCAGCAGAAAATCCAAAAGGAGAAGGGATAGGTTGTTTTGAATTTAATTTAAAAACAGGTGAAATTCATAATATAGACTATATAGAACAACGAAATCCGAGTTACATGGTAATTTCTGAAGATAAAAAATACCTGTATGCTGTAGAGGAAACTAACCAAAATTTACAACCAAGGCTATATGCTTATAAGGTTGGTGAAAATGGTACATTAAGTACTATAAATTCACAGCCTATACAGGGCGATTACGCCTGTCATCTAGCAATAATAGATAACAACTTGGTGTTAGCTAGCTATATGTCTGGAAATCTATTATCCTATCCCATCAATAAGGATGGAAGTATTGAACCTTATTCTCAAGAAATTAAGCACAAAGGTGTTGGTCCCAATAAAGACAGACAAGAAGCGGCACATGCACATATGATATACCCTTTTGCTAACAATCAAATGTATGCAGTAGATTTAACTTTAGATACAGCTAAAGCGTATCAATGGAAAGAAAAAGAACAAAAATGGGAGGCTACTCCTAGTTTAGATATATCAATTAACCCCGGTAGTGGTGCACGCCACATGGTAATGGATACCAATCAAAAGTTTGCCTACATACTAGGAGAATTAACAGGTGAGATTTTTGTTGCAGATTTAACCGAGGGAGAACCTAGCATTGTTCAAAAGATAAGTTTTATTCCTGAAAATCATGATGGGGCAATTGGTGGGGCGGCCATACGAATGCATCCTAACGGAAAATTTTTGTATGCATCTAATCGCGGTTCCGACACCATTGCTGTTTTTAAAATTGATACCCAATCAAAACAGTTATCACTTGTGAGGCATCAATCCACCTATGGTAAAACCCCACGGGATTTTAATATCCATCCCGAAGGCAAATGGCTTATTGCTGCCAATCAGGACAGTAATAGTTTAGTAGTGTTCGAAATAAATACCAACGATGGCACACTTCAAAAAAAATCAACATTAAAAGTAAATACGCCAGTTAACATAAACTGGCTATAA
- a CDS encoding GH92 family glycosyl hydrolase — protein MKKSLFILFAIGLFSCQNEINGTDYTQYVNPFIGTQNEGHTFPGATTPHGMVQPSPESYNTYYKGYEMDHVAGYQYNDPWLIGFTQTHLNGVGCPSMSDILLLPINTDTINSESRFNFKSTYRKETEIAKPGYYKVFLDDFKVKAELTATEHVAYHKYTFDNPEEARLLIDLQYGVSWDINTISSNILEASQQFESEYVLSGYRKAKEWAARDLYYVIKFSKPVVTKRQLPAPKDNTEKAPRYVLDFNMEGHQELEILIGVSTVGIKEAKKNLEAEVASWNTFDSVRKNTNQKWNAILNTISIQGDKKKKEAFYTSLYHLYIQPNNIADVDGQYRSANSGIQKASSGKYYSTLSLWDTFRAANPMYTILSPELVSDINTSMLDSYTHMVTDSLNPKEANKYLPRWQLWGKETHTMVGNHAVPVIVDAYLKGIKPKQYTDDDIFDAVWTTVTKPHYRNHVQLIDSFGYIPYDVKLSSIDDGRETVSRLLEGIYDDYAAARFAEKLGKSDEADFLYKRARYYKNIYDKESGFMRGKNAEGVFKEHVDVTEVVGEWLEGSDFTEGNAFHYQFHVLHDIPGLVETMGGKDAFAQKLDDMFFSESKPEVKTLVWNIHGTYGQYWHGNEPCHHIPYLYKYTNTPEKTDKIIKTLVDDYYDTKPDGLMGNDDCGQMSAWYMFSVLGFYPVNPTGGEYILGAPQIKEATIKLPNSNTFTIKANNLSDENLVVKSVTLNGDKLNRNYITHKDIINGGELIFEMVEPTKNQIKQ, from the coding sequence TTGAAAAAAAGCTTGTTTATTTTGTTTGCCATAGGATTGTTTTCGTGTCAAAATGAAATTAACGGCACAGATTATACCCAATACGTAAACCCTTTTATTGGTACCCAAAATGAAGGCCATACGTTTCCTGGCGCAACAACCCCACATGGAATGGTGCAACCAAGTCCAGAATCTTACAACACCTATTATAAAGGTTATGAAATGGATCATGTTGCGGGCTATCAATATAATGACCCTTGGTTGATAGGTTTTACCCAAACACATCTAAATGGGGTTGGCTGCCCATCAATGTCAGATATTTTATTGCTTCCAATTAATACGGATACCATCAATAGTGAATCTCGGTTTAATTTTAAATCAACTTATAGAAAAGAAACAGAAATAGCAAAACCAGGATATTATAAAGTCTTTTTAGACGATTTTAAAGTAAAGGCAGAACTTACTGCTACCGAGCATGTCGCTTATCATAAATATACTTTTGATAACCCAGAAGAAGCACGACTACTCATAGATTTGCAATATGGCGTATCTTGGGATATCAACACCATATCCTCGAATATATTGGAAGCCTCCCAGCAATTTGAGAGTGAGTATGTATTATCAGGCTATAGAAAAGCAAAAGAATGGGCCGCTAGAGATTTATATTATGTAATTAAATTTAGTAAACCAGTAGTAACCAAGCGCCAATTACCAGCTCCAAAAGATAATACAGAGAAAGCACCTCGATATGTATTGGATTTTAATATGGAAGGCCATCAGGAACTAGAAATTTTGATAGGGGTATCAACTGTTGGTATTAAAGAAGCAAAAAAGAATTTAGAAGCAGAAGTTGCTTCATGGAATACGTTTGATAGTGTTAGAAAAAACACCAACCAAAAATGGAATGCTATTTTAAACACTATTTCTATACAAGGAGATAAAAAGAAAAAAGAAGCCTTTTACACGTCTCTGTATCATTTATATATTCAACCTAATAATATTGCCGATGTAGATGGGCAGTATCGAAGTGCCAACTCAGGAATTCAAAAGGCGTCTAGTGGTAAATATTACTCTACATTATCCTTATGGGATACATTTAGAGCGGCAAACCCTATGTACACAATTTTAAGTCCAGAATTGGTTAGTGATATTAACACATCAATGTTAGATAGTTATACACACATGGTGACAGATTCTCTTAATCCAAAAGAAGCCAATAAATATTTACCAAGATGGCAGTTATGGGGAAAAGAAACCCATACCATGGTAGGTAATCACGCTGTACCAGTAATTGTTGATGCGTATTTAAAAGGAATAAAACCCAAGCAGTATACCGATGATGATATTTTTGATGCCGTATGGACCACTGTAACAAAACCACATTACCGTAATCATGTACAATTAATAGATTCCTTTGGTTACATTCCTTATGATGTTAAACTATCTTCAATTGACGATGGAAGGGAAACCGTATCCAGACTTTTAGAAGGTATATATGATGATTATGCGGCGGCAAGGTTTGCTGAAAAATTAGGCAAAAGTGACGAAGCCGATTTTCTTTATAAGCGAGCAAGGTATTACAAGAATATTTATGATAAAGAAAGTGGGTTTATGCGCGGTAAAAATGCTGAAGGTGTATTTAAAGAACATGTAGATGTTACTGAAGTTGTTGGAGAGTGGTTAGAAGGTTCAGATTTTACAGAAGGGAATGCGTTTCATTATCAATTTCATGTGCTTCATGATATTCCCGGTTTAGTTGAAACCATGGGAGGTAAGGACGCATTTGCTCAAAAACTGGATGATATGTTTTTTTCAGAATCTAAACCAGAAGTTAAAACCTTAGTATGGAATATACATGGTACTTATGGGCAATATTGGCACGGAAATGAACCCTGTCATCATATACCCTACTTATATAAATATACCAACACACCAGAAAAAACAGATAAAATAATTAAAACCCTTGTAGATGATTATTACGATACAAAACCCGACGGACTCATGGGTAACGATGATTGCGGGCAAATGTCGGCATGGTATATGTTTTCGGTATTAGGATTTTATCCCGTAAATCCTACCGGAGGAGAATATATTTTAGGGGCGCCCCAGATTAAAGAAGCTACAATAAAACTGCCGAATAGCAACACCTTTACAATTAAAGCCAATAATTTAAGTGATGAAAATTTAGTGGTAAAATCGGTAACTTTAAATGGTGATAAATTAAATAGAAATTACATTACCCATAAAGACATTATTAACGGAGGCGAGTTAATTTTTGAAATGGTTGAACCCACAAAAAATCAAATTAAACAGTAA
- a CDS encoding enoyl-CoA hydratase/isomerase family protein: MNSFKTIELKIEGKIAVLKFNRSSQLNAMNRQMMDEIVEGIRWINSNDDVNVAVITGEGRAFMAGADIKEYGNQTAEEFDAFQEKGKQLYDAIENASKPWIAAVNGFALGGGFEIALSCDLIVASEDAKMGLPEVFLSLIPGGGGTQRLIQKIGVNRVKEMLFLGGQYHAKTLKDWGIVNAVFPNDNFLSEAMDYAGKLSRRPQQSIAELKRLVNLSLTATPFEERIDNEAQTVKKLYLQEEAQAAIQKFIKKSDQ; the protein is encoded by the coding sequence ATGAATTCATTTAAAACCATAGAACTTAAAATTGAAGGTAAAATAGCGGTATTAAAATTTAATCGCTCAAGCCAATTAAATGCCATGAACCGCCAAATGATGGATGAAATTGTTGAAGGTATCCGATGGATTAATTCAAATGATGACGTAAATGTCGCTGTAATAACTGGAGAAGGAAGAGCGTTTATGGCAGGAGCTGATATTAAAGAATATGGCAATCAAACGGCAGAAGAATTTGATGCCTTTCAGGAAAAAGGTAAACAATTATATGATGCTATTGAAAATGCATCAAAACCTTGGATTGCAGCTGTAAATGGTTTTGCCTTAGGTGGTGGTTTTGAAATAGCACTGTCTTGCGATTTGATAGTTGCTTCCGAAGATGCAAAAATGGGACTACCAGAAGTGTTTCTAAGTTTAATTCCTGGTGGCGGTGGTACGCAAAGGTTAATTCAAAAAATAGGCGTTAACAGAGTGAAAGAAATGTTGTTTTTAGGAGGGCAGTACCATGCTAAAACCTTAAAAGATTGGGGTATTGTAAATGCTGTATTTCCAAATGATAATTTTCTGTCTGAAGCTATGGATTATGCGGGTAAATTATCCAGAAGACCTCAACAATCTATTGCAGAATTAAAGCGGTTGGTAAATTTAAGTTTAACCGCCACACCTTTTGAAGAACGCATAGATAACGAAGCGCAGACGGTTAAGAAATTGTATTTACAAGAGGAAGCACAAGCGGCTATTCAAAAATTCATAAAAAAATCTGACCAATAA